Proteins encoded within one genomic window of Sphingomonas cannabina:
- a CDS encoding M61 family metallopeptidase — protein MLRPLAILLLASAAPSAVAQVRNSAPVATAPFTDTIPEARDVDYPGGVIRLEVDATDTEQGIYRVKETVPVAEAGHFVLLMPKWLPGNHAPRGQIEKLAGLKVTAGGKVIPWKRDPVDVYAFHLDVPEGAKQLDVSFQFLSATAPNQGRIVVAPNMLNIQWEAVSLYPAGYYTRRIPIQATVKYPAGWTAYSGLPSTANGSTYSYQQTTYDVLQDSPTIAGRYAKSWPLSPRVHLDVVADNQAEIDAATPEMIAQHKALVDQAVKLFGAQHYDNYHFLLSISDEMGGNGLEHHRSSENGVDLGYFKEWKDKALDRNLLPHEFTHSWDGKYRRGADLWTPDFRTPMRDSLLWVYEGQTQFWGYVLQARSGLVGKQDTLDQLAIIAANYDNMQGRKWRPVIDTTNDPIISARRPKGWTNWQRSEDYYNEGLLIWLETDALLRKLSGGKKSMDDFARAFFGMNDGDWGELTYTFDDVAKTLNDIQPYDWAGFLDQRVNKINERAPLAGFTDNGYRLVYTDQPTDMWKAAEKDRKQLNLTFSLGMTVGKDGQITGVVWDSPAFNAGFDVATIIVAVDGDAYTEDKLKAAITAAKTGKAPIKLLVKNGSRYRTAEIDYRDGLRYPRLEKTGTGTNGLDRLLTAR, from the coding sequence ATGCTCCGTCCGCTCGCGATTCTCCTCCTCGCCTCCGCCGCCCCGTCCGCTGTCGCCCAGGTCAGGAACTCGGCGCCGGTCGCCACCGCCCCGTTCACCGACACCATCCCCGAGGCGCGCGACGTCGACTATCCGGGCGGCGTCATCAGGCTGGAGGTCGACGCGACCGATACCGAGCAGGGAATCTACCGCGTCAAGGAGACGGTGCCGGTCGCCGAAGCCGGCCATTTCGTGCTGCTCATGCCGAAATGGCTGCCGGGCAATCACGCACCGCGCGGGCAGATCGAGAAGCTCGCGGGCCTCAAGGTCACCGCGGGCGGGAAGGTGATCCCGTGGAAGCGCGATCCGGTCGACGTCTACGCCTTCCACCTCGACGTGCCGGAGGGCGCGAAGCAGCTCGACGTCTCGTTCCAGTTCCTGTCCGCGACCGCGCCCAACCAGGGCCGCATCGTCGTCGCGCCGAACATGCTCAACATCCAGTGGGAGGCGGTGAGCCTCTATCCGGCGGGCTATTACACGCGGCGCATCCCCATCCAGGCGACGGTCAAGTATCCGGCGGGCTGGACCGCCTATTCCGGCCTGCCGTCGACGGCGAACGGGTCGACCTACAGCTATCAGCAGACGACCTATGACGTACTGCAGGATTCGCCCACGATCGCCGGGCGCTATGCCAAGTCGTGGCCGCTCAGCCCCCGCGTCCACCTCGACGTCGTCGCCGACAACCAGGCGGAGATCGACGCCGCCACGCCGGAGATGATCGCCCAGCACAAGGCGCTGGTCGATCAGGCGGTGAAGCTGTTCGGCGCGCAGCATTACGACAATTACCACTTCCTGCTGTCGATCAGCGACGAGATGGGCGGCAACGGCCTGGAGCATCACCGCAGCTCCGAGAACGGCGTCGACCTCGGCTATTTCAAGGAGTGGAAGGACAAGGCGCTCGACCGCAACCTGCTGCCACACGAGTTCACCCACAGCTGGGACGGCAAGTACCGCCGCGGCGCGGACCTGTGGACGCCCGACTTCCGCACCCCGATGCGCGACAGCCTGCTGTGGGTCTATGAGGGGCAGACGCAGTTCTGGGGTTATGTCCTGCAGGCGCGATCGGGGCTGGTCGGCAAGCAGGACACGCTCGACCAGCTCGCGATCATCGCCGCCAACTATGACAATATGCAGGGCCGCAAGTGGCGGCCGGTGATCGACACCACCAACGACCCGATCATCTCCGCGCGCCGGCCCAAGGGCTGGACCAACTGGCAGCGCAGCGAAGATTATTACAACGAGGGGCTGCTGATCTGGCTGGAGACCGACGCGCTGCTGCGCAAGCTGTCGGGCGGCAAGAAGTCGATGGACGATTTCGCCCGCGCCTTCTTCGGCATGAACGACGGCGACTGGGGCGAGCTGACCTACACGTTCGACGACGTCGCCAAGACGCTGAACGACATCCAGCCCTATGACTGGGCGGGCTTCCTCGACCAGCGCGTCAACAAGATCAACGAGCGCGCACCGCTCGCCGGCTTCACCGACAACGGCTATCGCCTGGTCTACACCGACCAGCCGACCGACATGTGGAAGGCAGCGGAGAAGGACCGCAAGCAGCTCAACCTCACCTTCTCGCTCGGCATGACCGTCGGCAAGGACGGGCAAATCACCGGTGTCGTGTGGGATTCGCCCGCCTTCAACGCCGGCTTCGACGTCGCCACCATCATCGTCGCGGTCGACGGCGACGCCTATACCGAGGACAAGCTCAAGGCCGCGATCACCGCCGCCAAGACCGGCAAGGCGCCGATCAAGCTGCTGGTCAAGAACGGCAGCCGCTATCGCACCGCCGAGATCGATTATCGCGACGGACTGCGCTATCCGCGCCTTGAAAAGACCGGCACGGGCACGAACGGGCTCGACCGGCTGCTGACCGCCCGTTAA
- a CDS encoding 3'(2'),5'-bisphosphate nucleotidase CysQ encodes MAELADAVAAIAAEAGALALRRWKTDFRRWEKTPGSPVCEVDLEVDALLRRRLEALLPDAAWLSEETADDRERLAARRVWVVDPIDGTRDYIRGRPGWAVSVALVEDGQPVIAALDAPARSETWRAEAGQGARRNGAAIRAADRAELAGARVPADSLPKVDRDLVMVDKPNSIALRIAMVAAGRADLLATIRWGHEWDIAAAVLIAREAGATVTDALGRPLAFNTPSSQAFGVLATAPRIHAAAVDRLAERAKAAVGS; translated from the coding sequence GTGGCTGAGCTCGCCGACGCGGTCGCGGCGATCGCCGCCGAGGCGGGCGCGCTCGCGCTCCGGCGGTGGAAGACCGACTTCCGCCGCTGGGAGAAGACGCCGGGCAGCCCGGTGTGCGAGGTCGACCTGGAGGTCGACGCATTGCTCCGCCGCCGGCTGGAGGCACTGCTGCCCGATGCGGCCTGGCTGTCGGAGGAAACCGCGGACGACCGCGAGCGGCTGGCGGCACGGCGGGTGTGGGTGGTCGATCCGATCGACGGCACCCGCGACTATATCCGCGGCCGCCCGGGCTGGGCGGTGTCGGTGGCGCTGGTCGAGGACGGCCAGCCGGTGATCGCCGCGCTCGACGCCCCTGCCCGCAGCGAGACGTGGCGCGCCGAGGCCGGCCAGGGCGCACGCCGCAACGGCGCGGCGATCCGTGCCGCCGACCGCGCGGAGCTCGCCGGCGCCCGCGTGCCCGCCGACAGCCTGCCCAAGGTCGACCGCGACTTGGTGATGGTCGACAAGCCCAATTCGATCGCGCTGCGCATCGCCATGGTCGCCGCCGGCCGGGCCGACCTGCTCGCGACGATCCGCTGGGGCCATGAATGGGACATCGCCGCCGCGGTGCTGATCGCCCGGGAAGCGGGGGCCACCGTCACCGACGCACTCGGCCGTCCGCTCGCCTTCAACACGCCGTCGAGCCAAGCCTTCGGCGTGCTCGCCACCGCGCCCCGCATCCACGCCGCCGCCGTTGACCGCCTTGCCGAACGGGCGAAAGCGGCGGTCGGGAGCTAG
- a CDS encoding DMT family transporter, with translation MAWVWLIVGGFFEVGFTTCLRYVDGFRNVPWTIGFLVSVGLSMGLLEVASRSIPMGTAYAVWGGIGALGTVIVGIVWFGEPAHLARIALIVALVACIGGLKLTAH, from the coding sequence ATGGCCTGGGTCTGGCTGATTGTCGGCGGCTTCTTCGAGGTCGGCTTCACCACCTGCCTGCGCTACGTCGACGGCTTCCGCAACGTGCCGTGGACGATCGGCTTCCTCGTCTCGGTGGGCCTGTCGATGGGCCTGCTCGAGGTCGCCTCGCGTTCGATCCCGATGGGGACGGCCTATGCGGTATGGGGCGGGATCGGCGCGCTCGGCACGGTGATCGTCGGCATCGTCTGGTTCGGCGAGCCCGCGCACCTTGCCCGCATCGCGCTGATCGTCGCGCTGGTGGCGTGCATCGGCGGGCTCAAGCTGACTGCGCACTGA
- the ppa gene encoding inorganic diphosphatase produces MRIDMVPVGDNPPHSLNVIIEVPSGGEPVKYEFDKASGALFVDRILHTPMRYPANYGFVPHTLSPDGDPLDALVIARSPFIPGCVVRARPIAVLNLEDEHGGDEKLVCVPVDTTFPYYSDVGERGDLPSIVFQQIEHFFTHYKDLEAEKWVRVGQWGDAEQARQIVVEAIERAKAAKAA; encoded by the coding sequence ATGCGTATCGACATGGTGCCGGTGGGCGACAACCCGCCGCACAGCCTCAACGTCATCATCGAAGTACCGTCGGGCGGCGAGCCGGTGAAATACGAGTTCGACAAGGCCTCGGGCGCCTTGTTCGTCGACCGTATCCTCCACACGCCGATGCGCTATCCGGCGAACTACGGCTTCGTGCCGCATACGCTGTCGCCGGACGGCGATCCGCTCGACGCGCTGGTGATCGCGCGCTCGCCGTTCATCCCCGGCTGCGTGGTGCGCGCGCGGCCGATCGCGGTGCTCAACCTCGAGGACGAGCATGGCGGCGACGAGAAGCTGGTGTGCGTGCCGGTCGACACCACCTTCCCCTATTATTCGGACGTCGGCGAGCGCGGCGACCTGCCCTCGATCGTGTTCCAGCAGATCGAGCACTTCTTCACCCACTACAAGGACCTCGAGGCCGAGAAGTGGGTCCGGGTCGGCCAGTGGGGCGACGCCGAACAGGCACGGCAGATCGTGGTCGAGGCGATCGAGCGGGCCAAGGCGGCGAAGGCGGCTTAG
- a CDS encoding glutamate--cysteine ligase yields the protein MTTKTVSSSNSPVIECRDQLTAFFARGEKPKAHWRIGTEHEKFVFRLSDHRAPSYDEPGGIRDLLNGLTEFGWQPVIEGDNVIALTGRDGSISLEPAGQFELSGAPLDNLHETCAETGRHLRQVKTVGDRLGLGFLGLGMWPDKARAELPIMPKGRYAIMLRHMPRVGNLGLDMMLRTCTIQTNLDYASEADMAQKFRVALALQPLGTALFANSPFTEGKPNGYLSYRSHIWSDTDPARTGMLPFVFEDGFGYERYADYALDVPMYFVYREGKYIDAAGLSFRDFLEGKLEVLPGERPTIEDWSDHLSTAFPEVRLKTFLEMRGADGGPWDRICALPALWVGLLYDQGALDAAWDLVKHWSMEDRHALRNAVPKLALDAPLPGGGRLRDIAGEVLDIATAGLSARARVDASGSNETGFLDPLREIVRTGKVPAEMLLEHYHGAWGGDVRGVYGELSY from the coding sequence ATGACGACGAAGACCGTTTCGAGCAGCAACTCGCCCGTGATCGAGTGCAGGGATCAGCTGACGGCGTTCTTCGCGCGCGGCGAGAAGCCGAAGGCGCACTGGCGGATCGGGACGGAGCACGAGAAGTTCGTATTCCGCCTCAGCGACCATCGCGCGCCGAGCTATGACGAGCCGGGCGGCATCCGCGACCTGTTGAACGGGCTTACCGAGTTCGGCTGGCAGCCCGTGATCGAGGGCGACAACGTCATCGCGCTGACCGGTAGGGACGGCTCGATCAGCCTGGAGCCCGCCGGTCAGTTCGAGCTGTCCGGCGCGCCGCTCGACAACCTCCATGAAACCTGCGCCGAGACCGGGCGGCACCTGCGTCAGGTGAAGACGGTCGGCGACCGGCTCGGGCTCGGCTTCCTCGGACTCGGCATGTGGCCGGACAAGGCGCGTGCCGAGCTGCCGATCATGCCCAAGGGCCGCTACGCGATCATGCTCAGGCACATGCCGCGGGTCGGCAACCTCGGCCTCGACATGATGCTCAGGACCTGCACCATCCAGACCAACCTCGACTATGCGAGCGAGGCGGACATGGCGCAGAAGTTCCGTGTCGCGCTGGCGCTGCAGCCGCTCGGCACCGCGCTGTTCGCCAACTCGCCGTTCACCGAAGGCAAGCCCAACGGCTATCTCTCCTACCGCAGCCATATCTGGTCCGACACAGATCCGGCGAGGACGGGGATGCTGCCGTTCGTGTTCGAGGACGGCTTCGGCTACGAGCGCTATGCCGACTATGCGCTCGATGTGCCGATGTACTTCGTCTACCGCGAGGGCAAGTACATCGACGCGGCGGGGCTCAGCTTCCGCGATTTCCTCGAAGGCAAGCTCGAGGTGCTACCGGGCGAGCGGCCGACGATCGAGGATTGGTCGGATCATCTCTCGACCGCTTTCCCGGAGGTGCGGCTCAAGACCTTCCTCGAGATGCGTGGCGCCGACGGGGGCCCCTGGGACCGCATCTGCGCGCTGCCGGCGCTGTGGGTGGGGCTGCTGTACGACCAGGGCGCGCTCGACGCGGCGTGGGACCTCGTCAAGCATTGGTCGATGGAGGACCGGCACGCGCTGCGCAATGCCGTGCCGAAGCTCGCGCTGGACGCGCCGCTGCCGGGCGGCGGCAGGCTGCGCGACATCGCCGGCGAGGTGCTCGACATCGCCACGGCTGGTCTGTCGGCGCGGGCGCGGGTCGACGCGTCGGGGTCGAACGAGACCGGATTCCTCGATCCGCTGCGCGAGATCGTCCGTACCGGCAAGGTGCCGGCCGAGATGTTGCTGGAGCATTATCACGGCGCCTGGGGCGGCGACGTGCGCGGGGTGTACGGCGAGCTCAGCTACTGA
- a CDS encoding TldD/PmbA family protein: MLSPKQAADRAAQAVERARAAGADAADAVYAGDVASSVQVRMGALEDVSRSENAELGLRVFVGQRSASVATSDLSDDALAALVERAVAMARLAPEDPWAGLAPADRLMKGTPPDLDLDDGGDPAPDTLKAQALAVEEAARAVAGVSQSDGAGASASRSTVAIATSHGFAGGYRVSGYSLSASMLAGEGGAMQRDWASHSARHAAQLEAPELVGTRAGERAVARLDPGRIESGAMPVVFDPRVANGLVGHLVGAIGGAAIARRTSFLLDALGTRVFAPGVVIEDDPHRPRGLRSRPFDGEGLPVSPTRIVEDGMLETWLLDSASARQLGLEPTGHAARGVSGAPGVSTSNLAMLPGKLPPETLIGEIERGVYVIELIGQGVNGVTGDYSRGAFGFLIEQGEITRPVAEFTIAGNLKAMFLNLTPANDLEYRYGTNAPTVRIDGMTIAGG; encoded by the coding sequence ATGTTGAGTCCCAAGCAAGCCGCCGATCGCGCCGCCCAGGCCGTGGAGCGCGCCCGCGCCGCCGGCGCCGACGCCGCCGATGCCGTCTATGCCGGCGATGTCGCCAGCTCGGTCCAGGTCCGCATGGGCGCGCTCGAGGACGTCAGCCGGTCCGAGAATGCCGAGCTCGGCCTGCGCGTCTTCGTCGGCCAGCGGTCGGCGAGCGTCGCCACCTCCGATCTGTCGGACGACGCGCTCGCCGCGCTGGTCGAGCGTGCGGTGGCGATGGCGCGGCTGGCGCCGGAGGATCCGTGGGCCGGCCTCGCCCCCGCCGACCGGCTGATGAAGGGCACGCCGCCCGATCTCGACCTCGACGACGGCGGCGATCCCGCGCCCGACACGCTCAAGGCGCAGGCGCTGGCGGTGGAGGAGGCGGCCCGCGCCGTCGCCGGCGTCTCGCAGAGCGACGGCGCCGGTGCGTCGGCATCGCGCTCGACGGTGGCGATCGCGACCAGTCACGGCTTCGCCGGCGGCTACCGGGTCAGCGGCTACAGCCTCTCCGCCTCGATGCTGGCGGGCGAGGGCGGGGCGATGCAGCGCGACTGGGCGAGCCATTCGGCGCGCCACGCCGCGCAGCTGGAGGCGCCCGAGCTGGTCGGCACCCGCGCCGGCGAGCGCGCGGTCGCCCGGCTCGATCCCGGCCGGATCGAGAGCGGCGCGATGCCGGTGGTGTTCGATCCCCGCGTCGCCAATGGTCTTGTCGGCCATCTCGTGGGAGCCATCGGCGGCGCCGCGATCGCCCGGCGCACCAGCTTCCTGCTCGACGCGCTCGGCACGCGCGTGTTCGCGCCCGGTGTCGTGATCGAGGACGACCCGCACCGCCCGCGCGGCCTGCGCTCCCGGCCATTCGACGGCGAGGGGCTGCCGGTGTCGCCGACCCGCATCGTCGAGGACGGGATGCTCGAGACCTGGCTGCTCGATTCGGCCTCGGCGCGCCAGCTCGGGCTCGAGCCGACCGGCCATGCCGCGCGCGGCGTCTCCGGCGCGCCGGGCGTGTCGACCAGCAACCTGGCGATGCTGCCGGGCAAGCTGCCGCCCGAGACGCTGATCGGCGAGATCGAGCGCGGCGTCTACGTCATCGAGCTGATCGGCCAGGGCGTAAACGGCGTCACCGGCGACTACAGCCGCGGCGCCTTCGGTTTCCTGATCGAGCAGGGCGAGATCACCCGCCCGGTGGCGGAGTTCACGATCGCCGGCAACCTCAAGGCCATGTTCCTGAACCTCACGCCCGCCAACGACCTCGAATATCGCTACGGCACCAATGCGCCGACGGTGCGGATCGACGGGATGACGATCGCCGGTGGCTGA
- the ubiA gene encoding 4-hydroxybenzoate octaprenyltransferase — translation MTAEIVPDTEHRGLVGALPPALRNFALLARLDRPIGWWLLFWPGAWAVALAGGAVARWDLILWLLLGSIAMRGAGCVYNDIVDRDLDRQVARTAVRPLASGAVSLKAAWAWLGLLCLIGLVVLLQLHLSAAAVALASLALVAAYPFMKRITWWPQAWLGLVFSWAALVGWVEVAGRLSAGGLLLYAGSIAWVIGYDTIYALQDMEDDALVGVRSSARRLGRAVKPGVAGFYAVALLLWGTAIWQVRPDPLALLALLPAALHFAWQVATLVPADGANALARFRSNRNIGFLVFAACLVVGTAL, via the coding sequence ATGACCGCCGAGATCGTCCCCGATACGGAGCACCGCGGCCTGGTCGGCGCGCTGCCGCCCGCCTTGCGCAACTTCGCGCTGCTGGCGCGGCTCGACCGGCCGATCGGCTGGTGGCTGCTGTTCTGGCCGGGAGCCTGGGCGGTGGCGCTGGCCGGCGGGGCGGTGGCGCGCTGGGACCTGATCCTGTGGCTGCTCCTCGGCAGCATCGCGATGCGCGGCGCCGGCTGCGTCTACAACGACATCGTCGACCGCGACCTCGACCGCCAGGTGGCGCGCACCGCCGTCCGTCCGCTGGCGAGCGGCGCGGTCTCGCTCAAGGCAGCCTGGGCCTGGCTCGGCCTCCTGTGTCTGATCGGCCTGGTCGTGCTGCTCCAGCTCCACTTGTCCGCGGCGGCGGTCGCGCTCGCCAGCCTCGCGCTGGTCGCCGCCTATCCCTTCATGAAGCGCATCACCTGGTGGCCGCAGGCGTGGCTCGGCCTGGTGTTCAGCTGGGCCGCGCTGGTCGGCTGGGTCGAGGTGGCGGGACGGCTCTCGGCGGGAGGGCTGCTGCTCTACGCCGGCAGCATCGCCTGGGTGATCGGCTACGACACCATCTACGCCCTGCAGGACATGGAGGACGACGCGCTGGTCGGCGTGCGCTCTTCCGCGCGGCGGCTGGGGCGGGCGGTGAAGCCCGGCGTCGCCGGTTTCTACGCGGTCGCGCTGCTGCTCTGGGGCACGGCGATCTGGCAGGTGCGGCCCGATCCGCTGGCGCTGCTCGCGCTGCTGCCGGCGGCGCTGCACTTCGCATGGCAGGTCGCGACATTGGTGCCGGCCGACGGCGCGAACGCGCTCGCCCGCTTCCGGTCGAACCGCAACATCGGCTTCCTGGTGTTCGCCGCCTGCCTCGTGGTCGGAACGGCGCTTTGA
- a CDS encoding 16S rRNA (uracil(1498)-N(3))-methyltransferase: MPATPAWPPQSTPRLFVETPLSEGAAVRVEGAQAHYLLSVMRLKAGDPVKLFDGVSGEWLAVAESPGKRDLTLTVRERLREAETVPDLWLCAAPLKKGRIDWVAEKACELGVARLVPVVTRRTVVDRLNLERLGAHMIEAAEQCGRTAVPELAEPVKLPALLRDWPAARALFFADETGGVPAVEAMRSRPGPAAILIGPEGGFDPEEREAIRALPDAVGIGLGPRILRADTAAAAAVSLWMAAAGDWGAAA, translated from the coding sequence ATGCCCGCCACCCCCGCCTGGCCGCCGCAGTCCACGCCGCGACTGTTCGTCGAGACGCCGCTCTCCGAAGGCGCCGCCGTGCGCGTCGAGGGGGCGCAAGCGCATTACCTCCTGTCGGTGATGCGGCTGAAGGCCGGCGATCCGGTCAAGCTGTTCGACGGCGTCTCGGGCGAATGGCTGGCGGTGGCGGAGAGCCCCGGCAAGCGTGACCTGACGCTGACGGTGCGCGAGCGGCTGCGCGAGGCGGAGACGGTGCCGGACCTGTGGCTGTGCGCCGCGCCGCTCAAGAAGGGTCGGATCGACTGGGTCGCCGAGAAGGCGTGCGAGCTCGGCGTCGCCCGGCTGGTGCCGGTGGTGACGCGGCGGACAGTGGTGGACCGGCTCAACCTGGAGCGCCTGGGCGCGCACATGATCGAGGCGGCCGAACAATGCGGGCGCACCGCGGTGCCGGAGCTCGCCGAGCCGGTGAAGCTGCCCGCGCTGCTGCGCGACTGGCCGGCGGCGCGAGCGCTGTTCTTCGCCGACGAGACCGGCGGCGTGCCGGCGGTCGAGGCGATGCGGAGCCGGCCCGGTCCAGCGGCGATCCTGATCGGGCCCGAAGGCGGCTTCGATCCCGAGGAGCGCGAGGCGATCCGGGCGCTGCCGGATGCAGTGGGGATCGGGCTGGGCCCGCGCATCCTGCGCGCCGATACCGCGGCGGCGGCGGCGGTGAGCCTGTGGATGGCGGCGGCCGGCGATTGGGGCGCCGCCGCCTGA
- a CDS encoding GNAT family N-acetyltransferase: MIRPAVPADVPTILRLVRELAEYEREPDAVVATEAMLAEALFGNRPAAEAVIAEVDGAAAGFALFFHNFSTWTGRRGIYLEDLYVTPEARGLGIGKALLRHIAALAVERGCGRFEWAVLDWNEPAIRFYDACGAESMDEWTVRRVSGDALLALAGRD; encoded by the coding sequence ATGATCCGTCCCGCCGTGCCCGCGGACGTCCCCACCATCCTCCGCCTCGTCCGCGAGCTCGCCGAATACGAACGCGAGCCCGACGCCGTGGTCGCGACCGAGGCGATGCTGGCCGAGGCGCTGTTCGGCAATCGTCCCGCTGCGGAGGCGGTGATCGCGGAGGTCGACGGCGCCGCCGCCGGCTTCGCGCTCTTCTTCCACAATTTCTCGACCTGGACCGGCCGGCGCGGCATCTATCTCGAGGATCTCTACGTCACGCCCGAGGCGCGCGGGCTGGGGATCGGCAAGGCGCTGCTCCGGCACATCGCCGCCCTTGCGGTCGAGCGCGGCTGCGGCCGGTTCGAATGGGCGGTGCTCGACTGGAACGAGCCGGCGATCCGCTTCTACGACGCCTGCGGGGCGGAGAGCATGGACGAATGGACGGTGCGCCGCGTCTCGGGCGATGCGCTGCTCGCCCTGGCAGGGAGGGACTGA
- a CDS encoding methyltransferase family protein, translated as MYHDATLAARAKADPRPKSAVSTGVGLAGLAGLLTWTAIALYFEMPGPLSALTNVVAAGAPMVLWSIFVDKVHRNPSTGIDWDNPRPLSETIDVSLAKIAGLWLTWGGIACVYALSRFYWQGPYVFSMWCLAMAAPVLFLGAIPWVIWSDRYLKQPRDGAWTLGAWLLNLDEPYEREAIYAHLRAWAVKGFFLAFMLAIVPAGFGDFIRGDTANLWRDPVALAQWLITFMFLVDVAFATVGYILTFRALDSHIRSATPLAAGWTAALICYPPFVLMADGGPLDYHPGTSDFVHWLSGHPTLMAIVAFVLVGLTAIYAWATVAFGLRFSNLTHRGILTHGPYAFSRHPAYLSKNLFWLISTMPMLATTGSWVDAVRNTALMLGVAGVYYWRAKTEEAHLGMDPAYREYSEWMERNAPVPRFFAWITGRSKTPLPSGEGGARSA; from the coding sequence ATGTACCACGACGCCACGCTCGCCGCCCGCGCCAAGGCCGATCCGCGGCCCAAGTCGGCGGTCAGCACCGGCGTCGGCCTGGCGGGTCTCGCGGGATTGCTGACCTGGACCGCGATTGCGCTGTATTTCGAAATGCCTGGGCCGCTGTCGGCGCTCACCAACGTGGTCGCTGCCGGCGCCCCCATGGTGCTGTGGTCGATCTTCGTCGACAAGGTCCACCGCAACCCCTCGACCGGCATCGACTGGGACAATCCCCGGCCGCTCAGCGAGACGATCGACGTCAGCCTCGCCAAGATCGCCGGCCTGTGGCTCACCTGGGGCGGCATCGCCTGCGTCTATGCGCTCTCCCGCTTCTATTGGCAGGGCCCTTATGTCTTCTCGATGTGGTGCTTGGCGATGGCGGCGCCGGTGCTGTTCCTTGGCGCGATCCCCTGGGTGATCTGGTCGGACCGCTACCTCAAGCAGCCGCGCGACGGCGCCTGGACGCTCGGCGCCTGGCTGCTCAACCTCGACGAACCCTATGAGCGCGAGGCGATCTACGCCCATCTGCGTGCCTGGGCGGTGAAGGGCTTCTTCCTCGCCTTCATGCTCGCGATCGTACCGGCCGGTTTCGGTGACTTCATCCGTGGCGACACCGCTAACCTCTGGCGCGATCCCGTGGCGCTGGCGCAATGGCTGATCACCTTCATGTTCCTGGTCGACGTCGCCTTTGCGACGGTCGGCTACATCCTCACCTTCCGCGCGCTCGATTCGCACATCCGCAGCGCCACGCCGCTCGCCGCCGGCTGGACCGCGGCGCTGATCTGCTATCCGCCGTTCGTGCTGATGGCCGACGGCGGCCCGCTCGACTATCACCCCGGCACCTCGGACTTTGTCCATTGGCTCTCCGGTCATCCCACGCTGATGGCGATCGTCGCCTTCGTGCTGGTCGGCCTCACCGCCATCTATGCCTGGGCGACGGTGGCGTTCGGTCTGCGCTTCTCCAATCTCACCCACCGCGGCATCCTGACGCACGGGCCCTATGCCTTCAGCCGCCACCCGGCCTATCTCAGCAAGAATCTGTTCTGGCTGATCTCGACCATGCCGATGCTGGCAACGACCGGAAGCTGGGTCGACGCGGTGCGCAACACCGCGCTGATGCTGGGCGTGGCCGGCGTCTACTATTGGCGCGCCAAGACCGAGGAAGCGCATCTCGGTATGGATCCGGCCTACCGCGAATACAGCGAATGGATGGAGCGCAACGCGCCGGTGCCCCGCTTCTTCGCCTGGATCACGGGCCGCAGCAAAACCCCTCTCCCATCGGGAGAGGGAGGGGCCCGCTCGGCATAG
- a CDS encoding TfoX/Sxy family protein has translation MIDWGLADWVAEAVEPLGRVTRKRLFGGAALYCDGIAFAILAFDALWLKADAETDAEWDAVGAPRFTVERDDGKVQSMNYRRAPDETYDDADELRRWARLAIEAGQRAAVKPKRRSK, from the coding sequence ATGATAGATTGGGGCCTCGCCGATTGGGTCGCCGAAGCGGTCGAGCCGCTCGGCCGCGTCACCCGCAAGCGGCTGTTCGGCGGCGCAGCGCTCTATTGCGACGGCATCGCCTTCGCGATCCTGGCGTTCGATGCGCTGTGGCTGAAGGCGGATGCCGAAACCGACGCCGAATGGGATGCGGTCGGCGCGCCGCGCTTCACGGTCGAGCGCGACGACGGCAAGGTCCAGTCGATGAACTACCGCCGCGCGCCGGACGAGACCTATGACGACGCCGACGAGCTTCGCCGCTGGGCGCGGCTGGCGATCGAGGCCGGGCAGCGCGCGGCGGTGAAGCCGAAGCGGAGAAGCAAATAA